GCTGATAATCCGGGCCGACTGTGCACGCCGCCAGCAAAGCCGCGCTCGCGGCGGCCGCGAGCGCCATGCGCGAAGTGCGCCCGGTGCGCGCAGTTCGCCCGGTTCGCGACATCAGCGTCGTTCGTGCTCGACCAGCGCCCGCGTGCTTCACGATCACGACGCCCCCTTGCCGCTCTTCTGCGGTTGCGCAATCTGCACGTGATCGCCGTCCGCGATCGAATCGCTCGGGTTGATGATGATCCTGTCGTTCGCCTCGATCCCGCTTTCGATTTCGAGCGACTGCCCCAGATCCTGCGCAATCACGATCTTGCGCAGCGCCACCTTGCCGCTCGCATCGACCACCGCGAGCCGCGGACCTTCGGCGCGAAACAGCAGCGCATTGCCCGGCACCATCAGTTGCGCATGGGCCGCCGCCGGCACGGCCACCTGCACATACGCACCGGGTCTCAGCTTGTCGTCGGGATTCGGCAAGGTCACTTCGACCTGCAACGAGCGGGTCGGCACGTCGATCGCGCCGGAGATGTGCGTGATCGTGCCGTGGAACTGCTGGCCCGGCAATTCGGCCTGCGTGACCACCACCTTCTGCCCGACCGACACGTTCTGCGCGTACGCCTGCGGCAGTTGCACATAGACCCGCAACGGATCCGACTGCGCCAGCGCGAACAGCGCGCGGCTCGTGCCGCTGCCCGCGTCGATCAGATCGCCGACGTCGACATTGCGCTGCGTGACCACGCCCGCAAACGGCGCGACGATGCGCTTGAACGATTCGAGTTGCTGCAGGCGTTTTACGTTGGCGTCGGCG
This genomic stretch from Paraburkholderia caffeinilytica harbors:
- a CDS encoding efflux RND transporter periplasmic adaptor subunit, with the protein product MTEKTHASLAISARETEDGRVLPPRNREWKRAKIAIWIVLALLAVGALRTVIANVLQSRSVAETTKQNATQYVNVVSPAQTEGSGNTLLPGTLRGYVESPIYARSTGYLLHWYADIGTRVKQGQLLADLDTPEIDQELAQALAQREQTRSSLGLAKSSLERWQQLRQRDAVSQQELDERQSTYTQDIANLAAADANVKRLQQLESFKRIVAPFAGVVTQRNVDVGDLIDAGSGTSRALFALAQSDPLRVYVQLPQAYAQNVSVGQKVVVTQAELPGQQFHGTITHISGAIDVPTRSLQVEVTLPNPDDKLRPGAYVQVAVPAAAHAQLMVPGNALLFRAEGPRLAVVDASGKVALRKIVIAQDLGQSLEIESGIEANDRIIINPSDSIADGDHVQIAQPQKSGKGAS